One genomic region from Quercus robur chromosome 4, dhQueRobu3.1, whole genome shotgun sequence encodes:
- the LOC126722916 gene encoding ribosomal protein S14, mitochondrial-like: MEVRRENRNIHDNQRRQLAKQFELKRNLFKAFLRDPELPPELREQQQYKLAKLPRNSSFTRLRNRCIFTGRSRGVYQFFRMSRIVFRELASKGALAGIKKASW; this comes from the coding sequence ATGGAGGTCCGCAGAGAGAACCGCAACATCCACGACAACCAGCGCCGTCAACTGGCTAAGCAGTTCGAACTGAAGCGCAACCTGTTCAAGGCTTTCCTCAGAGACCCAGAGCTTCCACCGGAGTTGAGAGAACAACAACAGTACAAGCTAGCCAAGTTGCCTCGAAACAGCTCCTTCACTCGCCTCAGGAACCGGTGCATCTTCACCGGCCGATCTCGCGGTGTGTACCAGTTCTTCCGTATGTCTCGTATCGTGTTTCGTGAACTCGCTTCAAAAGGCGCTCTTGCTGGCATTAAGAAAGCTTCTTGGTAG